One Niallia circulans DNA segment encodes these proteins:
- the pstC gene encoding phosphate ABC transporter permease subunit PstC, whose protein sequence is MEEKTIPAKQRLLKSGKTGLGNEFRGKILVTLCAIIMIAVTISITIFLGVKGLQSFIKNGISFTEFLTSTEWNPTDKANPKFGVLPFIFGSFAVTFLSALVSAPLGIGAAIFMTEIAPSWGKKIIQPVIELLVGIPSVVYGFIGLTVLVPFIRDHIGGLGFSLLAGTIVLSIMILPTITSIATDAMSSLPKNLREGSYALGATRWQTIRKVLIPAALPTLLTAVILGMARAFGEALAVQMVIGNVKVIPSSLLDAAATLTTIITLNMGHTTYGSVENNTLWSMGLILLIMSFIFIILIRYVSSRRKM, encoded by the coding sequence ATGGAGGAAAAAACAATTCCTGCAAAACAAAGATTGTTAAAATCAGGAAAAACCGGCCTTGGGAATGAGTTTCGTGGAAAAATCTTAGTAACTTTATGTGCCATTATTATGATTGCCGTCACTATTTCCATTACGATTTTCCTTGGTGTAAAAGGATTACAATCGTTTATCAAAAATGGAATTAGCTTCACTGAGTTTCTGACAAGCACGGAATGGAATCCAACCGATAAGGCAAATCCGAAGTTTGGTGTGCTGCCATTTATTTTTGGTTCCTTTGCCGTAACGTTTTTGTCTGCACTTGTATCTGCCCCACTCGGAATTGGAGCAGCAATCTTTATGACAGAGATAGCTCCTTCCTGGGGGAAAAAGATAATCCAGCCTGTGATCGAGCTGCTTGTTGGGATTCCATCTGTTGTATATGGATTTATTGGCTTAACCGTACTTGTTCCTTTTATTCGCGATCATATTGGCGGACTCGGGTTTAGTTTGCTTGCTGGAACAATCGTCTTGTCCATTATGATATTGCCGACCATAACTAGTATTGCAACAGATGCGATGAGCTCGTTACCAAAAAATCTCCGTGAAGGCTCGTATGCATTAGGAGCGACAAGATGGCAGACGATTCGCAAAGTCCTTATCCCAGCAGCATTGCCAACACTGTTAACAGCAGTCATTCTTGGAATGGCAAGAGCGTTTGGCGAAGCGTTAGCTGTTCAAATGGTAATCGGTAATGTGAAGGTTATCCCGTCAAGCCTGCTTGATGCAGCCGCAACATTAACGACAATCATCACCTTGAATATGGGCCATACTACTTATGGAAGTGTGGAAAATAATACACTATGGTCGATGGGACTGATTCTCCTTATTATGTCATTCATCTTTATCATCCTCATTCGCTATGTTTCGTCAAGGAGGAAAATGTAA
- a CDS encoding phosphate ABC transporter substrate-binding protein, translating into MKSFKQLGYVLMVVALMVIATGCGGGNNNADSDDGNSGSLVVSGSSAMQPLIAAAAEEFMAENPNADIQVNAGGSGTGLSQVSEGSVDIGNSDVYAEEKEGIDAAKLVDHKVAVVGIAAAVNPNVGITDISKEDLIKVFTGKITNWKDVGGKDQKIVLVNRPDSSGTRAVFNKFGLDGATPAEGITEDSSNTVKKILKETEGAVGYLAFSYFTDNSVKALAVDGVEAKEENVQTGKFPIWAYQHSYTKGEAAGLGKSFLDYVMSDDIQSTLLKQQGYLPVTEMKVERDAEGNLKNL; encoded by the coding sequence ATGAAAAGTTTCAAACAATTAGGTTACGTTTTAATGGTAGTAGCATTAATGGTTATTGCCACTGGATGTGGTGGAGGTAATAATAATGCAGATAGTGACGATGGAAATTCTGGTTCTCTTGTTGTTTCTGGTTCCTCTGCGATGCAGCCGTTGATTGCTGCTGCTGCGGAGGAATTTATGGCAGAGAATCCAAATGCTGATATTCAAGTTAACGCAGGTGGTTCTGGTACAGGCTTATCACAAGTTTCGGAAGGCTCTGTTGATATTGGAAACTCTGATGTATATGCAGAAGAAAAGGAAGGCATTGATGCAGCGAAGCTAGTTGATCATAAAGTAGCGGTTGTTGGAATTGCTGCAGCTGTTAATCCGAATGTTGGTATTACCGATATTTCAAAAGAAGATTTAATAAAAGTTTTTACAGGTAAAATCACAAACTGGAAGGACGTTGGCGGCAAGGATCAAAAGATTGTTCTTGTTAACCGACCAGATTCATCAGGTACTCGTGCTGTCTTTAACAAATTTGGATTAGATGGCGCAACCCCTGCTGAGGGAATTACAGAAGATTCCTCAAATACAGTGAAGAAAATCCTGAAAGAAACAGAAGGTGCTGTCGGTTATCTGGCTTTCTCTTATTTTACAGATAATTCCGTAAAGGCATTGGCTGTTGATGGAGTTGAGGCAAAGGAAGAAAATGTGCAAACTGGTAAATTCCCTATTTGGGCATATCAGCATTCTTACACAAAAGGTGAGGCAGCAGGACTTGGAAAATCATTCCTTGATTACGTGATGTCTGATGATATTCAAAGTACTTTGCTCAAACAACAAGGCTATTTGCCAGTAACGGAAATGAAGGTAGAAAGAGATGCTGAAGGAAATCTAAAAAATCTTTAA
- a CDS encoding site-specific integrase, with translation MQLGEEQMLVPDNKSTPAFSKQQMDKINYYISHSKSSNTKKSYFADWKHFTDWCTLHNVSPIPAEVETICFYLTELAETHRFSTLRRRIASISEAHKMSMHVSPTKSLEVIALMDGIRREKGSRQKPKKALMLQNLPDLISKIDTSTLAGVRDKAIILLGFALASRRSELVAINVDDLEFHDFGMDVSVRDTKTRNDDLIKGVVFSNNDYCPVKATEDWIETAKLFNGALFRSIDRHGNMKGRLSDKSISLIIKKYVALAGMDPRQFGGHSLRSGLSTSAAMMGMTDIAIMKQTGHKTREMVDRYVQAGQRYRNNASSVLRNL, from the coding sequence ATGCAGTTAGGAGAGGAACAAATGCTCGTTCCAGACAATAAAAGCACCCCCGCATTCAGCAAGCAGCAAATGGACAAAATAAACTATTATATCTCCCACTCGAAAAGCAGTAATACGAAAAAGAGCTATTTTGCGGATTGGAAGCATTTCACCGATTGGTGCACATTACATAATGTTTCACCCATTCCAGCTGAGGTGGAAACGATTTGCTTCTACTTAACAGAGCTGGCAGAAACCCATCGATTCTCCACATTAAGAAGACGGATTGCTTCAATAAGTGAAGCACATAAAATGAGCATGCATGTCAGTCCGACAAAAAGCTTAGAAGTGATTGCACTGATGGATGGAATCCGCAGAGAAAAAGGATCACGGCAAAAACCGAAGAAAGCATTGATGCTTCAAAATCTTCCTGATTTAATAAGTAAGATTGATACATCAACTTTAGCAGGTGTTCGAGATAAAGCGATTATTCTGTTAGGATTTGCCCTTGCAAGCAGACGGTCCGAGTTAGTGGCGATAAATGTTGATGATTTGGAGTTTCATGATTTTGGCATGGACGTTAGTGTACGGGATACGAAAACGAGAAATGATGATTTGATTAAAGGTGTTGTGTTTTCGAATAATGATTATTGCCCTGTGAAAGCAACAGAGGATTGGATCGAAACAGCGAAGCTTTTTAACGGAGCATTGTTCCGCTCGATTGATCGACACGGCAATATGAAGGGACGCCTTAGTGATAAGTCCATTTCTTTAATCATTAAGAAGTATGTTGCATTAGCCGGCATGGATCCAAGACAATTTGGCGGTCACAGCCTGCGGAGCGGATTATCAACAAGTGCTGCGATGATGGGAATGACCGATATTGCCATCATGAAGCAGACTGGACATAAAACAAGAGAAATGGTTGATCGGTATGTACAGGCAGGGCAAAGATATCGTAATAATGCGAGTAGCGTTTTGCGGAATTTGTAA
- a CDS encoding glycoside hydrolase family 1 protein: MAEKSYFPKEFLWGGAIAANQAEGAWDKDGKGMSVADVAMYKPNIDKSDYVSQWHVSPEQIEEAMQTDDTVYYPKRRGIDFYHRYKEDLALMEEMGMKVLRVSIAWTRLFPTGTEEEPIQAGIDYYVGLFKEMRKRNIEPLVTLSHYEMPLYLVNHYDGWVSREVVDMFVTYSKVCFEHFGEYVKYWLTFNEIDSVFRHPFTTVGVVEEKYASKKEAEAAIYQALHHQFIASSLATKYAHEMIENAQVGCMLTKTLAYPLTSNPEDVLLAQRHNRDNSFYADVQVFGEYPLFMKRYLAENDIIIDKLTGDDEILKQHTVDFVSFSYYMSMIKSVNEDKMEKVGGNLITSVKNPYLDISDWGWQVDPVGLRISLIDLYDRYHLPLFVVENGIGSIDELVDGKVHDEYRIDYFRKHFEQMNLACKEGVEMLGYTSWGCIDIVSASTSQMSKRYGFIYVDADDLGNGSYDRIKKDSFYWYKKVIETNGAEL; this comes from the coding sequence ATGGCAGAGAAAAGTTATTTTCCAAAAGAGTTTTTATGGGGTGGAGCGATTGCAGCAAACCAAGCAGAGGGTGCTTGGGATAAAGACGGCAAGGGAATGTCTGTCGCAGATGTGGCAATGTATAAGCCGAATATTGATAAAAGTGATTATGTCAGTCAGTGGCATGTTAGCCCAGAGCAAATAGAAGAGGCCATGCAAACAGACGATACTGTTTATTATCCGAAAAGACGGGGCATTGACTTTTATCATCGCTATAAAGAGGATTTAGCGTTAATGGAAGAAATGGGCATGAAGGTTTTAAGAGTTTCGATTGCTTGGACAAGGCTTTTTCCAACAGGAACAGAAGAAGAGCCGATTCAAGCGGGGATTGATTACTATGTAGGTCTTTTTAAAGAAATGCGCAAACGAAATATCGAACCACTTGTTACCCTGTCTCATTACGAGATGCCGCTTTATTTAGTTAATCATTATGATGGCTGGGTTTCTCGTGAGGTAGTGGATATGTTTGTTACCTATTCGAAGGTTTGCTTTGAACACTTTGGAGAGTATGTGAAATACTGGCTAACCTTTAATGAAATTGACAGTGTCTTTAGACATCCATTCACAACAGTTGGTGTTGTTGAAGAAAAGTATGCAAGCAAAAAAGAGGCAGAGGCAGCGATCTACCAAGCCTTGCATCATCAATTTATCGCAAGCAGCTTAGCAACGAAATACGCACATGAAATGATTGAAAACGCACAGGTTGGCTGTATGCTGACAAAAACGCTAGCTTACCCATTAACCTCTAATCCAGAGGATGTCCTGCTTGCGCAAAGACATAATCGAGATAACTCCTTCTATGCAGATGTCCAGGTATTTGGCGAATATCCGCTGTTCATGAAGCGCTATTTGGCTGAGAATGATATTATCATTGATAAACTGACAGGAGACGATGAAATATTAAAACAGCATACTGTTGACTTTGTTTCCTTCAGCTACTATATGTCGATGATTAAAAGCGTGAATGAAGATAAAATGGAAAAGGTTGGCGGCAATTTAATTACGAGCGTAAAAAATCCGTACTTAGATATTAGTGACTGGGGCTGGCAAGTAGATCCTGTCGGTTTACGCATATCCCTGATTGATTTGTATGATCGTTATCATTTGCCATTGTTTGTCGTCGAAAATGGAATTGGCTCGATTGATGAATTAGTTGATGGCAAGGTGCATGACGAGTATCGCATCGATTACTTCCGCAAGCATTTTGAGCAAATGAATCTTGCCTGCAAGGAAGGAGTCGAAATGCTCGGCTATACTTCATGGGGCTGTATTGATATCGTAAGTGCATCGACCTCTCAAATGTCAAAACGCTATGGCTTTATCTATGTTGATGCAGATGATTTAGGTAATGGTTCATATGATAGAATTAAAAAGGACTCGTTTTATTGGTATAAAAAAGTGATTGAAACAAACGGAGCAGAGCTGTAA
- a CDS encoding glycoside hydrolase family 1 protein — protein MSEFPEGFLWGGAIAANQAEGAYLEDGKGLSVSDILPVGKNRFDDLKLEVRDGVFYPSHEAIDFYHTYKEDIALLAEIGLKCFRTSIAWSRIFPNGDEQEPNEKGLAFYEDMFQTLKSYNIEPVITLSHFETPLHLVKAYGGWKNRKLISFFERYCEVVFNRYKGLVKYWMTFNEINHTHTLPLLGAGLHIGDVDEKEKLEDMYHASHHMFVASAKAVLNGHQVDKENQIGCMLSLSPVYPATCNPEDIFAANELRRRSLFYSDVQLRGEYPAYFNRIVEEHELNVTIPSEDLAVIKEGVCDYLGFSFYRSSLHEAGMKILGNTGGIIGKKNPYLQETPWGWPIDPLALRYVCNELTDRYQKPLFIVENGIGLHDKVVDGKIDDRDRMNYLKDHVEMIAEAIKDGCSIIGYTWWGPIDIVSAGTGEMEKRYGFIYVDKQNDGSGSMKRLKKESFHYYKRIIETNGASLELPAADKKEQI, from the coding sequence ATGAGTGAATTTCCAGAAGGATTTTTATGGGGCGGCGCGATTGCTGCTAATCAAGCAGAGGGAGCATATCTTGAGGATGGCAAAGGGTTAAGTGTTTCAGATATTCTGCCTGTTGGTAAAAATAGATTCGATGATTTAAAGCTAGAGGTGCGAGATGGCGTGTTTTATCCAAGCCATGAGGCGATTGATTTTTACCACACATACAAAGAGGATATTGCATTATTAGCAGAGATTGGCTTGAAATGCTTCCGCACATCGATTGCGTGGAGCAGAATCTTTCCAAATGGAGATGAACAAGAACCAAATGAGAAGGGTCTTGCCTTCTATGAGGATATGTTTCAAACATTAAAGTCTTACAACATCGAGCCAGTCATTACCTTATCCCATTTTGAAACACCGCTTCATTTAGTGAAGGCATATGGTGGCTGGAAGAACCGCAAGCTGATTAGCTTCTTCGAAAGATATTGTGAAGTTGTTTTTAATCGCTACAAAGGGTTAGTGAAGTATTGGATGACGTTTAATGAAATAAACCATACCCATACGCTCCCGCTTTTAGGAGCAGGCCTTCATATTGGCGATGTTGATGAAAAGGAGAAGCTTGAGGATATGTATCATGCCAGCCACCATATGTTTGTAGCAAGTGCAAAAGCTGTTTTAAATGGTCATCAAGTCGATAAGGAAAATCAGATTGGCTGTATGCTTTCATTAAGCCCGGTATACCCAGCAACCTGTAATCCAGAGGATATCTTTGCAGCAAATGAGCTAAGAAGAAGATCGTTATTTTACAGTGATGTGCAATTAAGAGGGGAGTATCCGGCTTACTTTAATAGAATAGTAGAAGAACATGAATTGAATGTAACTATACCAAGTGAAGACTTAGCTGTCATTAAAGAAGGTGTTTGTGACTATCTTGGCTTCAGCTTCTATCGCAGTTCTCTACATGAAGCAGGCATGAAAATTCTTGGAAATACCGGTGGCATCATAGGCAAGAAGAATCCGTATTTACAGGAGACTCCTTGGGGATGGCCGATTGATCCATTAGCACTTCGCTATGTATGTAATGAATTGACAGATCGCTATCAAAAGCCGCTCTTTATCGTAGAAAATGGTATTGGTCTGCATGATAAAGTAGTCGATGGAAAAATTGACGATCGAGACAGAATGAACTATTTAAAGGACCATGTAGAAATGATAGCAGAGGCAATCAAGGATGGCTGCAGTATTATTGGCTATACATGGTGGGGACCGATTGATATTGTCTCAGCCGGAACAGGTGAAATGGAAAAACGCTATGGCTTTATCTATGTTGATAAGCAAAATGACGGCAGTGGCAGTATGAAACGCTTAAAGAAAGAAAGCTTCCATTATTATAAAAGGATTATCGAAACAAATGGTGCTAGCCTTGAGCTACCAGCAGCAGATAAAAAGGAGCAGATATAA
- a CDS encoding beta-glucoside-specific PTS transporter subunit IIABC has product MSKDYGKLSQEIIDSVGGEQNIVSLYHCVTRLRFKLKDAEIAKANKAKIQNLPGVLSIVEANGQFQVVIGNEVADVYQYIMNKYKIKSALGSDSDDVSQDEKEEKSGNILIRFFNVISSIFNPIIIALAGAGMTKALLVLLSQYHILDAEGSTYKILSAAGNSVFYFLPLFLAVSAARVFKVNQFVALAIVAALLEPNFTGLVTENGVTVDFLGIPAVLMSYSGTVIPAIVAIYVYSHLEKLLKRFIPKSIQIFALSMVALLIMVPLTVMVIGPIGVGLGNGLGDLMNFISSKSGLLAGLVIGAGWTFLVMLGIHWGIVPIMINNLSTYGFDTLRPMIAAATFASAGVALGVFLRSRNKGTKTLALSSILPALLGGITEPIVYGLSVRFKRPLIAQAIAGGIMGAFMGAMQTKAIVYVFPAITTLPAFLGDTFIYYVIGISGAFILSAALTYFIGIKEDEIEIKPTADADPSKIQLPVIGQAISLDEVNDEVFSSRAMGDGIAFVPEKGILYAPVSGTIEVAFPTGHAFGITSSSGVEILLHIGINTVELNGKGFKPKVKVGDKVEKGQVLAEFDLEVIKEAGFDPTSMMIFTNVPEAAQADIIKNHAKDLVPLMKWNNSGGATI; this is encoded by the coding sequence ATGTCAAAAGATTATGGTAAGCTTTCGCAGGAAATCATTGACAGCGTTGGTGGGGAACAAAATATTGTTAGCCTGTACCATTGTGTGACAAGATTACGTTTTAAGTTAAAGGATGCTGAAATTGCTAAAGCAAATAAGGCTAAAATTCAAAATCTGCCAGGTGTTCTGTCCATTGTTGAGGCAAATGGTCAATTCCAGGTGGTGATTGGTAATGAAGTTGCTGACGTGTATCAGTATATCATGAATAAATACAAAATAAAAAGTGCACTTGGTTCAGATAGTGATGATGTGTCACAGGATGAAAAAGAAGAGAAATCAGGCAATATATTAATACGCTTCTTTAATGTAATCTCATCGATATTTAATCCGATTATCATTGCTTTGGCCGGTGCGGGAATGACGAAAGCTCTATTAGTGCTATTATCTCAATATCATATTTTAGATGCAGAAGGCAGTACGTATAAAATTTTATCTGCTGCAGGCAATAGTGTCTTTTACTTTTTACCATTATTTCTTGCTGTGAGTGCTGCAAGAGTATTTAAAGTAAATCAATTCGTAGCATTAGCAATCGTTGCAGCATTATTAGAACCGAATTTCACAGGACTTGTGACAGAAAATGGTGTGACAGTTGACTTCCTTGGCATCCCTGCAGTCCTTATGAGTTATTCAGGAACAGTCATTCCTGCCATTGTCGCCATCTATGTTTACTCTCATTTAGAGAAGCTTTTAAAGCGCTTTATTCCAAAAAGCATTCAAATTTTTGCATTATCGATGGTTGCGTTATTAATCATGGTTCCGTTAACAGTTATGGTCATCGGTCCAATTGGTGTTGGTTTAGGGAATGGGCTTGGCGACTTAATGAACTTTATTAGCAGTAAGAGTGGTTTATTAGCTGGATTAGTGATTGGTGCAGGTTGGACATTCTTAGTGATGCTCGGTATCCATTGGGGCATTGTGCCAATTATGATCAATAACCTCTCCACATATGGCTTTGATACACTTCGTCCTATGATTGCAGCTGCTACGTTTGCAAGTGCTGGTGTTGCCCTTGGCGTATTCTTACGAAGCAGAAACAAAGGGACGAAAACATTAGCATTGTCTTCGATTTTACCAGCATTACTTGGTGGCATCACAGAGCCAATCGTATACGGCTTATCTGTTCGCTTTAAGCGACCGCTTATAGCTCAAGCGATTGCCGGCGGAATTATGGGTGCCTTTATGGGTGCGATGCAAACAAAAGCAATAGTTTATGTTTTCCCAGCAATAACAACATTGCCTGCCTTTCTTGGCGACACATTTATCTATTATGTTATCGGTATATCAGGCGCCTTTATCTTAAGTGCTGCACTAACCTACTTTATTGGGATTAAGGAAGATGAGATAGAGATTAAACCAACTGCAGATGCAGATCCTTCTAAAATTCAGTTACCTGTTATTGGTCAGGCTATTTCCCTTGATGAGGTGAATGATGAGGTTTTCTCTTCAAGAGCTATGGGTGATGGGATTGCGTTTGTACCTGAGAAAGGCATCCTTTATGCCCCAGTTTCAGGAACGATTGAGGTTGCTTTCCCAACAGGTCATGCATTTGGGATTACTTCCTCTTCTGGTGTAGAAATCCTGCTTCATATTGGTATTAATACAGTCGAGTTAAACGGCAAAGGATTTAAGCCTAAGGTAAAAGTCGGTGATAAAGTTGAAAAAGGTCAAGTGCTGGCAGAGTTTGATTTAGAAGTAATAAAAGAAGCAGGGTTTGATCCGACATCGATGATGATTTTTACGAATGTGCCAGAAGCAGCGCAGGCAGACATTATCAAAAACCATGCTAAGGACCTTGTGCCTTTAATGAAATGGAATAACAGTGGAGGTGCAACAATATGA
- a CDS encoding MurR/RpiR family transcriptional regulator — translation MGQLILRLLVVLNNEKLDSTNYHIAMTLLNHYHHITTLSITEVAKLCNVSKSTVSKFARSIGFDDYFDLKDAAVFIENRFQNDLNYVSNILSSIERLGTESYFDAIIKDIEAYKNLIDVDAIDRLASDLLNYENVAAFGLLFSESAAIDLQYKLAYNGKFIVTFQSDIKQEEYIEQANEDTLIIIFSNSGNFLAKQQLRAGTPKKNVFKQTKAKIVAVTSNTDVKDYPFVADGIYFPHQTEIQTHAVLYQIIMDMLVSRFRYYRKMEQVE, via the coding sequence ATGGGGCAATTAATTTTACGATTACTTGTTGTGCTTAATAATGAGAAATTAGATTCTACCAACTATCATATTGCGATGACTTTGTTGAATCATTATCATCATATAACAACTTTAAGTATTACAGAGGTTGCGAAGCTATGTAATGTCTCCAAATCAACGGTATCTAAATTTGCTCGTTCGATTGGATTTGATGACTATTTTGATTTAAAGGACGCGGCAGTCTTTATTGAAAATCGCTTTCAAAACGACTTGAATTACGTATCAAATATCCTTTCTTCGATTGAGAGGCTTGGCACAGAAAGCTATTTTGATGCCATAATAAAAGATATTGAAGCATACAAAAACCTAATTGATGTAGATGCTATTGATCGATTAGCCAGTGACCTATTAAACTATGAAAACGTAGCTGCCTTTGGGTTACTATTCTCTGAATCAGCAGCAATTGATTTACAGTATAAATTAGCCTACAACGGTAAATTTATTGTGACATTCCAAAGTGATATAAAACAAGAGGAGTATATTGAGCAGGCAAACGAGGATACACTTATCATTATTTTCTCCAATTCAGGCAATTTCTTAGCGAAACAGCAGCTACGCGCAGGAACACCAAAAAAGAATGTATTCAAACAAACAAAAGCCAAAATCGTGGCGGTCACCTCTAATACAGACGTGAAGGATTATCCGTTCGTTGCTGATGGCATTTACTTTCCACATCAAACAGAAATCCAGACACATGCGGTGCTGTATCAGATTATTATGGATATGCTTGTTAGTCGGTTTCGGTATTATCGGAAGATGGAGCAGGTAGAATAG
- the menC gene encoding o-succinylbenzoate synthase, which yields MKIDKIVLRKVDIPLKAPFETSFAAMTAKKCIIVEIHGEGKVGYGECSAFEYPLYNEEFVNGCWAALQDCLIPLLLKAGDIAHPDETSTIFEHIRKNNLAKSSINCALWDLYAKIENKPVYQLLGGTKTQVETGVSIGIQKDAATMVKVVQGYLDEGYRRVKIKIKPGKDVEIMKAVREQFSDIMLMADANSAYTLDDIEVFKELDKLDLIMIEQPLDHDDIVDHATLQAQINTKICLDESINTVEDARKAIELGSCGIINIKVGRVGGLTEAKKIQALCESHGIPVWCGGMVDSGIARAHNVAVATLSGFTLPNDIAASSRYYNQDIIKPEIELNGTFVDVPQQAGIGYDIDDQALDQFTVEKKVVVNESVAV from the coding sequence ATGAAAATTGATAAAATCGTTCTAAGAAAAGTTGATATTCCATTGAAAGCACCATTTGAAACTAGCTTTGCGGCAATGACAGCAAAAAAATGCATTATTGTTGAGATTCATGGCGAAGGGAAAGTTGGTTACGGGGAGTGTTCTGCATTTGAATACCCATTATACAATGAAGAGTTCGTGAATGGCTGTTGGGCTGCATTACAGGATTGCTTAATTCCATTATTGCTAAAAGCAGGCGATATTGCTCATCCTGACGAAACAAGCACAATCTTCGAGCATATCCGTAAAAACAACCTAGCAAAATCATCAATCAACTGTGCGCTTTGGGATCTATATGCAAAAATCGAAAACAAGCCAGTTTACCAGCTTCTTGGCGGAACGAAAACACAAGTAGAAACAGGTGTCAGCATTGGTATCCAAAAGGACGCTGCAACAATGGTTAAGGTTGTGCAAGGCTATTTAGATGAAGGCTACAGACGAGTTAAAATCAAAATCAAACCAGGAAAAGATGTGGAAATCATGAAAGCTGTCCGCGAGCAATTCAGCGACATAATGCTAATGGCAGATGCTAACTCTGCTTACACATTAGATGATATTGAAGTATTCAAGGAGCTGGATAAATTAGATTTAATTATGATTGAACAACCACTTGATCATGACGACATTGTAGACCATGCAACACTACAAGCCCAAATCAATACAAAAATCTGTCTAGATGAAAGCATCAATACAGTCGAGGATGCACGTAAAGCGATTGAATTAGGAAGCTGTGGCATCATCAACATTAAAGTAGGCCGTGTCGGCGGTTTAACAGAAGCGAAAAAAATCCAGGCACTTTGTGAGAGCCACGGTATTCCAGTATGGTGTGGCGGCATGGTAGATTCAGGGATTGCACGTGCACATAACGTCGCAGTTGCTACACTATCAGGCTTCACATTGCCAAATGATATTGCAGCATCATCCCGCTATTACAACCAAGATATCATTAAACCAGAAATCGAGCTAAACGGCACATTTGTGGATGTACCACAACAAGCAGGTATTGGCTATGATATCGATGATCAAGCACTTGATCAATTTACGGTTGAGAAGAAAGTGGTTGTTAACGAGAGTGTAGCCGTATAA
- a CDS encoding GntR family transcriptional regulator, with translation MLLQTQQLPNEIFHYMVNQIINGELPQGSRIRESDYAEKFSVSRSPVREALYRLEQEGIAVKVPRKGSFVKEFSAQDVYDIFEIRNNIEQMAIRRLNQDDISDYSFNSLQEELKQMKTVKNQVDYTLMNFNFHYHMICLTNSDVLKEFYLKLKYPLLMFQNLNFTFENRIHLSITEHEKMLDLIQQAKFEELQDILLTHNNRVLTNLKEYLKKQS, from the coding sequence ATGTTACTGCAAACCCAACAATTGCCCAATGAGATTTTTCATTATATGGTCAATCAAATCATAAATGGTGAATTACCACAGGGCAGTCGGATTCGAGAAAGTGATTATGCGGAGAAATTCTCTGTCAGCCGTTCACCTGTAAGAGAAGCACTGTACCGGTTGGAGCAGGAGGGAATTGCTGTGAAGGTTCCGCGAAAAGGCAGCTTTGTTAAGGAATTCTCGGCGCAGGATGTGTACGATATTTTCGAAATAAGAAACAATATCGAACAAATGGCAATTCGCCGCTTAAACCAAGATGATATATCTGATTATTCGTTCAATTCACTTCAAGAAGAATTGAAGCAAATGAAAACAGTGAAAAATCAAGTAGACTATACACTGATGAATTTTAACTTTCATTATCACATGATTTGTTTAACGAACAGTGATGTGCTGAAGGAGTTCTACTTGAAATTAAAATATCCTTTGTTAATGTTCCAAAACCTCAACTTCACATTTGAAAATCGCATCCATCTCTCTATAACGGAGCATGAGAAGATGCTTGATTTGATACAACAAGCTAAGTTTGAAGAGCTGCAGGACATCCTGCTGACTCACAACAACCGTGTATTAACTAATTTAAAAGAATATTTGAAAAAACAATCTTAA